The Arcobacter sp. LA11 genome includes a region encoding these proteins:
- a CDS encoding ABC transporter permease, giving the protein MNKKLVNFIVKKYLKFDKKNPFISISAILAFVGVAVGVMVLIVTMAIMNGTAKEFEKKLFTMNYPLSIYAKYENSINTKLLEELEEKFPNMKFSPYLSSQVIIQSGDNMGGGMIFGVDPKKESEINSIYKEAAEGLKLSKYDIIIGDGIRQNLFLRVGNKATLYFTSINPSGLTMMPKLKRFTYKNSFKSGLHAYDKAYIYTSIEALQTLLKKEKTIYDGIHVYSDNARKDIVEIKEFLKDKGAGVIGWWQQNGNFFAAMELEKKALFIVLMLIILVASLNIISSLLMTVMSRRKEIALLLSMGASYKEIKQIFLKLGTIIGFSGIIVGVGLGFLGMWILDTFDIISLPADVYGTSKLPLELSTLDFISVIIGAVIIVLLSSYYPAKKATNIDVIDVLRNE; this is encoded by the coding sequence TTGAATAAAAAATTAGTAAACTTTATTGTCAAAAAATATCTAAAATTTGACAAAAAAAATCCATTTATATCTATAAGTGCTATTTTAGCATTTGTAGGTGTAGCTGTTGGAGTAATGGTACTTATTGTTACTATGGCTATCATGAATGGTACTGCAAAAGAGTTTGAAAAAAAACTTTTTACAATGAACTATCCTTTATCTATTTATGCTAAATATGAAAATAGTATAAATACAAAACTTTTAGAAGAATTAGAAGAAAAATTCCCAAATATGAAATTCTCTCCTTATTTATCTTCTCAAGTTATTATTCAAAGTGGTGATAATATGGGTGGTGGTATGATTTTTGGAGTTGACCCTAAAAAAGAATCAGAGATAAACTCTATTTATAAAGAAGCTGCAGAAGGTTTAAAGTTATCAAAATACGATATTATCATTGGTGATGGAATTAGACAAAATTTATTTTTAAGAGTTGGAAATAAAGCAACTCTATATTTTACATCAATAAATCCAAGTGGTTTAACAATGATGCCAAAACTTAAAAGATTTACATATAAGAACTCTTTTAAATCTGGTTTGCATGCATATGATAAAGCTTATATTTACACTTCAATTGAAGCCTTACAAACACTTTTAAAAAAAGAAAAAACAATTTATGATGGTATTCATGTATATTCAGACAATGCAAGAAAAGATATTGTAGAAATAAAAGAATTTTTAAAAGATAAAGGTGCTGGAGTTATTGGTTGGTGGCAACAAAATGGAAACTTCTTTGCTGCAATGGAATTAGAAAAGAAAGCTCTATTTATTGTTTTAATGCTAATAATACTAGTTGCTTCACTAAATATAATATCATCACTTCTAATGACTGTTATGAGCAGAAGAAAAGAGATTGCCCTACTTTTATCTATGGGTGCTTCATATAAAGAAATTAAACAAATATTTTTAAAACTAGGAACTATTATTGGTTTCTCTGGAATTATTGTAGGTGTTGGATTAGGTTTCCTTGGAATGTGGATACTAGATACCTTTGATATTATTTCTCTTCCAGCAGATGTTTATGGAACATCAAAACTTCCATTAGAGTTATCAACACTAGATTTTATATCAGTTATTATTGGTGCAGTTATTATTGTACTATTATCTTCTTACTATCCAGCAAAGAAAGCAACAAATATCGATGTAATAGATGTACTAAGAAACGAATAA
- a CDS encoding AsmA-like C-terminal domain-containing protein, translated as MDKKLIVEVEEIIFESKKSEVESSSEDIQKNIEKLPEVLKVFQKIDIERLKIKDNEFTIVLNEKHLYLDNKFVNISADLDFAASDVILDVYSIYLKDIELALIGKSKVNISKKMLNFFGKYAYNNLEGELNVQLTEDVLDFYINSTTNIESLKFLKKFFRLDSVAEAWMYDNVTGKMKLNYLYGKIDLNKKLPIMDSLKGQVLIEDAKIRFHKDAKPVDTKKLTIDYKGDKLSFTLEKPTYNKSKIYGSKVYITDLTSLEKGVVVVDLKTKSILNNDILEILKAYKINLPLRQKSGKLDSRLILRIPYLASRKMDVDGTFNATNAVLRLNNFEFLAKKAKVVLKDNDVVIKDSHMIHNDMLDAYLDLTINTKNSTAYGSAKINSFDIGSKEDSVVNINDLKTDLKIDFKNNTEIDLKALQTKLDISKEKINVDIKDLSIVYPYSKLLETIDIKKGDLNVDIIDEDNISFKVNAKDLNFPFEKNGKAIKELSAKGNIKGKTTTIKTNDSDIEILFKDELNPLLKLNNIDLVLENNTKKSTKSKKFPNIDLELKNSIIKFDDEHNYKTSWANIHIKNSKISFEGEALDLDLPIARKGKQAKNLTIYGTYAKDILDIKTKDDKLKLKYELEKEKLTMKLNGYDVLYDTTIEEDKDSKIAYYISGINSNIIMNEKYIAKATTYDFIFENHKTDIDLKYKDTKFMYFKDSAGNILVNAKNMNDEFLNALMSKELIKDGNVNLTANGKDGVIIGSADLSNTKIIDLAILNNLLIFINTSPALINPFLAIPSVVGMATNGGFNLNGYRVNEGKIDFSYNFEKKYLNMNKIFTKGNGIDFDGHATIDFDSSKINSKLKLIFLKDYSKIVGAIPVINYVLLGDEKRVDTQVEIFGTLEEPKYKTELAKEGVTAPVNLLKRIITSPIKLIETLGGSIDKKDAKEEEEETKKDNK; from the coding sequence TTGGATAAAAAACTCATTGTAGAAGTTGAAGAGATTATATTTGAATCAAAAAAATCTGAAGTTGAAAGCTCAAGTGAAGATATTCAAAAAAATATTGAAAAATTGCCAGAAGTTTTAAAGGTGTTTCAAAAAATTGATATTGAAAGACTAAAAATAAAAGATAATGAATTTACAATAGTATTAAATGAGAAACATCTTTATTTAGATAACAAGTTTGTAAATATATCTGCTGATTTAGATTTTGCAGCTTCAGATGTTATATTAGATGTTTATTCTATATATTTAAAAGATATAGAACTTGCTTTAATTGGAAAATCAAAAGTAAACATTTCTAAAAAGATGTTAAACTTTTTTGGAAAATATGCTTATAACAATTTAGAAGGTGAATTAAATGTACAACTTACAGAAGATGTTTTAGATTTTTATATAAATAGTACAACAAATATAGAATCACTTAAATTTTTAAAGAAATTTTTTAGACTTGATAGTGTTGCAGAAGCTTGGATGTATGACAATGTTACTGGAAAGATGAAATTAAATTATCTTTATGGAAAAATTGATTTAAATAAAAAACTGCCTATTATGGATTCTTTAAAAGGGCAGGTTTTAATTGAAGATGCAAAAATAAGATTTCATAAAGATGCAAAACCTGTTGATACTAAAAAATTAACAATTGATTATAAAGGTGATAAGTTATCTTTTACTTTAGAAAAGCCAACATACAATAAAAGTAAAATTTATGGTAGTAAAGTTTATATTACAGATTTAACTAGTTTAGAAAAAGGAGTAGTAGTTGTTGATTTAAAAACTAAATCAATCTTAAACAATGATATCCTTGAAATTCTAAAAGCATATAAAATAAATCTTCCTTTAAGACAAAAAAGTGGTAAGCTAGATTCAAGGTTGATTTTAAGAATTCCTTATTTAGCTTCTAGAAAAATGGATGTTGATGGTACTTTTAATGCGACAAATGCAGTTTTAAGACTAAACAATTTCGAATTTTTAGCAAAAAAAGCAAAAGTTGTTTTAAAAGATAATGATGTTGTAATAAAAGACTCACATATGATTCATAATGATATGCTAGATGCATATTTGGATTTAACAATTAATACTAAAAATTCAACTGCTTACGGAAGTGCAAAAATTAACTCTTTTGATATAGGCTCAAAAGAAGATTCAGTTGTAAATATAAATGATTTGAAAACAGATTTAAAAATTGATTTTAAAAATAATACAGAGATTGATTTAAAAGCTTTACAAACAAAATTAGATATTTCTAAAGAGAAGATAAATGTTGATATAAAAGATTTAAGTATTGTATATCCTTATTCTAAACTTCTTGAAACAATTGATATTAAAAAGGGTGATTTAAATGTAGATATTATTGATGAGGATAATATTTCTTTCAAAGTAAATGCAAAAGATTTAAATTTTCCATTTGAAAAAAATGGAAAAGCTATTAAAGAATTATCTGCAAAAGGTAATATAAAAGGTAAAACTACAACAATCAAAACAAATGATTCTGATATTGAAATATTATTTAAAGATGAACTAAATCCACTTTTAAAACTTAATAATATTGATTTAGTACTTGAAAATAATACAAAAAAAAGTACGAAGTCTAAAAAGTTTCCTAATATTGACTTGGAACTAAAGAATTCAATTATAAAATTTGATGATGAACATAATTATAAAACTTCTTGGGCAAACATTCATATAAAGAATTCTAAGATTAGTTTTGAAGGTGAGGCTTTAGATTTAGATTTACCAATAGCTAGAAAAGGAAAACAAGCCAAAAATCTAACAATATATGGAACATATGCAAAAGATATTTTAGATATAAAAACTAAAGATGATAAATTAAAATTAAAATATGAATTAGAAAAAGAAAAGTTAACTATGAAATTAAATGGTTATGATGTTCTTTATGATACAACAATAGAAGAAGACAAAGATTCTAAGATCGCTTACTATATTAGTGGTATAAATTCAAATATTATTATGAATGAAAAATATATTGCAAAGGCAACTACATATGATTTTATATTTGAAAATCATAAAACAGATATAGATTTAAAATATAAAGATACAAAGTTTATGTATTTTAAAGATTCAGCTGGAAATATTCTTGTAAATGCTAAAAATATGAATGATGAGTTTTTAAATGCTTTAATGAGTAAAGAGTTAATTAAAGATGGAAATGTAAACCTTACTGCAAATGGTAAAGATGGAGTGATAATAGGTAGTGCGGATTTATCTAATACTAAAATAATTGATTTAGCTATTTTAAACAATTTACTTATATTTATAAATACATCTCCTGCATTAATAAATCCATTTTTAGCTATTCCATCAGTTGTGGGAATGGCGACAAATGGTGGGTTTAATTTAAATGGGTACAGAGTAAATGAAGGAAAAATTGATTTTTCTTATAACTTTGAAAAGAAATATTTAAATATGAATAAGATTTTTACAAAAGGAAATGGAATTGATTTTGATGGTCATGCAACAATTGATTTTGATAGTTCTAAAATAAATTCAAAACTAAAATTGATATTTTTAAAAGATTATTCAAAGATAGTGGGTGCAATACCAGTTATAAATTATGTATTATTAGGGGATGAAAAAAGAGTAGATACTCAAGTTGAAATTTTTGGAACATTAGAGGAACCAAAATATAAAACAGAGTTGGCAAAAGAGGGTGTAACAGCTCCTGTAAACTTGTTAAAAAGAATTATAACTTCACCAATAAAACTAATAGAAACATTGGGTGGAAGTATAGATAAAAAAGATGCTAAAGAAGAGGAAGAAGAAACTAAGAAAGATAATAAATAA
- the mltG gene encoding endolytic transglycosylase MltG, with protein sequence MPENSEKTTTNKKVNNSIIVSLIIFNIIEMFLIASIVVLFYVNIPLSSTKVLHIPKGSTNSIITHLNKTGYELNIIDKYIIDYLGYPQAGWIDLKSQYMLKGDFLYKITKSKAALKTITLIPGETSYIFLQQLSKKFNLSHEKLEDIYNKYAYKADGNIIADTYSLPYGMKEDHLLFYLFSNTNKQYEEFSKKIFGYYDKKKWYYYITMASIIQKEAASIDEMPLVSSVIYNRLRKGMALQMDGTLNYGKYSHVKVTAKRIREDNSSYNTYKNKGLPANPISAVSLNAIKAAIFPVKSNYLYFVKDNKTGLHKFTSTYKAHVNNINANRGVKKSYTKVKEKETKIDKEAKKIMKTDVSKQKPSSIKDLWNNVK encoded by the coding sequence ATGCCAGAAAATAGTGAAAAAACAACAACTAATAAAAAAGTTAATAATAGTATTATAGTAAGTTTGATAATTTTTAACATTATCGAGATGTTCCTTATAGCAAGTATTGTTGTACTGTTTTATGTGAATATACCGTTAAGTTCAACAAAAGTGTTACACATCCCTAAAGGTAGTACTAATAGTATTATAACACATTTAAATAAAACTGGATATGAATTAAATATTATAGATAAATATATAATCGATTATTTAGGTTATCCTCAAGCTGGATGGATTGATTTAAAATCTCAATATATGCTAAAAGGTGATTTTTTATATAAAATTACAAAGTCAAAAGCAGCATTAAAAACAATAACTTTAATTCCTGGTGAAACTTCATATATATTTTTACAACAATTATCAAAGAAATTTAACCTATCTCATGAAAAATTAGAAGACATCTACAATAAATATGCATATAAAGCTGATGGAAATATTATTGCAGATACATATTCTTTACCTTATGGAATGAAAGAAGACCATCTTTTATTTTATCTATTTTCAAATACAAATAAACAATATGAAGAATTCTCTAAAAAGATTTTTGGTTATTATGACAAGAAAAAATGGTACTACTATATAACAATGGCTTCAATTATCCAAAAAGAAGCAGCCTCTATTGATGAAATGCCACTTGTATCATCTGTTATCTATAATAGGTTAAGAAAAGGTATGGCACTACAAATGGATGGCACTTTAAACTATGGTAAATATTCCCATGTAAAAGTTACTGCAAAAAGAATTAGAGAAGACAACTCATCATACAATACATACAAAAATAAAGGACTTCCAGCAAATCCTATTTCAGCAGTTAGTTTAAATGCAATTAAAGCAGCTATTTTTCCTGTAAAAAGTAATTACTTATATTTTGTAAAAGATAATAAAACAGGTCTTCATAAATTTACAAGTACATATAAAGCTCATGTAAATAATATAAATGCAAATAGAGGTGTTAAAAAAAGTTACACTAAAGTAAAAGAAAAAGAGACGAAAATTGATAAAGAAGCTAAAAAAATCATGAAAACAGACGTTTCTAAGCAAAAACCCTCTTCTATTAAAGATTTATGGAATAATGTAAAATAA
- a CDS encoding NADP-dependent isocitrate dehydrogenase, with protein sequence MSKIIYTRVDEAPALATYSFLPIIKAFTKSSGIEMVTKDISLSGRILATFPDNLTDDQKIGDHLAELGELTQDPSVNIVKLPNISASIPQLKAAIAELQAKGYNVPNYDESDETIARYSKILGSAVNPVLREGNSDRRAPGAVKNYAKNNPHRMGAWAKDSQTDVAHMDADDFYGAELATTMTEANDVKISFFNEAGEETVLKASTPLEAGEVIDATRMRAAALQEFYQNAIDEAKKRGILLSLHLKATMMKVSDPIMFGFAVKVYFKDLIAKHGELFNSLGVNFNNGLGDLYSKLDQVNADKKAEIEADIEAVYAKQPRLAMVNSAKGITNLHVPSDVIIDASMPAMIRGGGKMWNAEDKEEDTLAMIPDRCYARSFQAVIDDCKENGALDPVTMGTVPNVGLMAKKAEEYGSHDKTFQAAGKGTIKVIDKDGNNVFVFDVEEGDIFRMCQAKDAPIQDWVKLAVSRARLSNTPAIFWLDENRAHDAEMIKKVNKYLPEHDTSGLDITIAAPVEATKTSVERMRKGLDTISVTGNVLRDYNTDLFPILELGTSAKMLSIVPLMKGGGLFETGAGGSAPKHVQQFTEEQYLRWDSLGEFMALAASFEHLANTQDNAKAQVLATTLDKATGTFLLEDKSPSRKLGSVDNRGSHFYLAMYWAQELAKQTDDAELAAEFAPIAQAMTSNEDKINAELVAAHGNAVDIGGYYLPNDELASAAMRPSATLNSIID encoded by the coding sequence ATGTCAAAAATCATTTACACTAGAGTTGACGAAGCACCTGCGTTAGCTACTTACTCATTTTTACCAATTATCAAAGCTTTTACAAAGAGTTCTGGTATTGAAATGGTAACAAAAGATATTTCATTATCAGGAAGAATTCTTGCAACTTTTCCAGATAACTTAACTGATGATCAAAAAATTGGTGATCATTTAGCAGAGCTTGGAGAGTTAACTCAAGACCCATCTGTTAATATTGTAAAATTACCAAATATTTCAGCGTCTATTCCACAGTTAAAAGCTGCAATTGCTGAATTACAAGCAAAAGGTTACAATGTACCTAATTATGATGAATCTGACGAAACAATCGCTAGATACTCTAAAATCTTAGGATCTGCTGTTAACCCAGTACTTAGAGAAGGTAACTCAGATAGAAGAGCTCCTGGAGCTGTTAAAAACTACGCTAAAAATAACCCACATAGAATGGGAGCTTGGGCTAAAGATTCTCAAACAGATGTAGCACATATGGATGCTGATGATTTCTATGGTGCAGAATTAGCTACTACTATGACAGAAGCAAATGATGTTAAAATCTCTTTCTTCAATGAAGCAGGAGAAGAAACAGTTCTTAAAGCTTCAACGCCACTAGAAGCTGGTGAAGTTATTGATGCAACTAGAATGAGAGCTGCTGCTTTACAAGAATTCTACCAAAATGCAATTGATGAAGCTAAAAAAAGAGGAATCTTATTATCTTTACATCTTAAAGCAACTATGATGAAAGTTTCTGACCCAATCATGTTTGGATTTGCAGTAAAAGTATATTTCAAAGATTTAATTGCTAAACATGGTGAATTATTTAATTCACTAGGTGTTAACTTCAATAATGGTTTAGGTGACTTATACTCTAAATTAGATCAAGTTAATGCAGATAAAAAAGCAGAAATTGAAGCTGATATTGAAGCAGTATATGCTAAACAACCAAGACTTGCGATGGTAAACTCAGCTAAAGGTATTACAAATTTACACGTACCATCAGATGTAATTATTGATGCATCTATGCCAGCTATGATTAGAGGTGGTGGTAAAATGTGGAATGCTGAAGATAAAGAAGAAGATACTTTAGCAATGATTCCAGATAGATGTTATGCAAGATCTTTCCAAGCAGTTATTGATGATTGTAAAGAAAATGGTGCATTAGACCCTGTTACTATGGGAACAGTTCCAAATGTTGGTCTTATGGCTAAAAAAGCTGAAGAGTATGGTTCACATGACAAAACTTTCCAAGCAGCAGGAAAAGGTACTATCAAAGTTATTGATAAAGATGGAAATAATGTATTTGTATTTGATGTAGAAGAAGGTGATATCTTCAGAATGTGTCAAGCAAAAGATGCTCCAATCCAAGACTGGGTTAAATTAGCAGTTTCTAGAGCTAGATTATCAAATACTCCTGCAATCTTCTGGTTAGATGAAAACAGAGCTCATGATGCAGAAATGATTAAAAAAGTTAATAAATACTTACCAGAACATGATACATCTGGATTAGACATTACTATTGCAGCTCCAGTTGAAGCTACAAAAACTTCAGTTGAAAGAATGAGAAAAGGTTTAGATACTATTTCTGTAACTGGAAATGTTTTAAGAGACTATAACACTGACTTATTCCCAATTTTAGAACTTGGAACATCTGCAAAAATGTTATCAATCGTTCCATTAATGAAAGGTGGAGGATTATTTGAGACTGGTGCTGGTGGTTCTGCTCCTAAACACGTTCAACAATTTACAGAAGAGCAATACCTAAGATGGGATTCATTAGGTGAATTCATGGCTTTAGCTGCATCTTTTGAGCACTTGGCAAATACACAAGACAATGCAAAAGCACAAGTTCTTGCAACTACACTTGATAAAGCAACAGGAACTTTCCTTTTAGAAGATAAATCTCCTTCAAGAAAATTAGGTTCAGTTGATAATAGAGGTTCTCACTTCTACCTAGCAATGTACTGGGCACAAGAATTAGCTAAGCAAACTGACGATGCTGAATTAGCAGCAGAGTTTGCTCCAATTGCCCAAGCAATGACTTCAAATGAAGATAAAATTAATGCTGAATTAGTTGCAGCACATGGTAATGCAGTAGATATCGGTGGATACTACTTACCAAATGATGAGTTAGCATCAGCAGCTATGAGACCATCAGCAACTTTAAACTCAATTATTGACTAA
- a CDS encoding malate dehydrogenase translates to MNTKKVGIIGVGNVGSTLAYTLAHKGICSNIVLKDIRENIVQAMALDISQSANAAKSHTVVTAATSGIELKGCDVIVITAGLPRTPGMSRDDLLVTNAKIMESVLEDVKVYAPKAKLVIVSNPLDAMVYTALKVTNFPREQVIGMAGILDSARMSHFILEKVGYGAGQIESSVMGGHGDDMVPLPNYSTVAGVAIPELLSKSDIEDIVTKTKNGGLQIVKLLETGSAYYAPAHATSLMVEAILHNQRKIYPCAVMLDGEYDYENIVGGVPVMLGSNGVEKIIELNLNEEQKALFANSVSSVQELVDTLNTKYFQK, encoded by the coding sequence GTGAACACTAAAAAAGTAGGAATTATTGGAGTAGGAAATGTTGGTTCAACATTAGCTTATACGCTTGCACATAAAGGAATTTGTTCAAATATCGTACTAAAAGATATTAGAGAAAATATAGTTCAAGCAATGGCGTTAGATATCTCACAATCTGCAAATGCTGCAAAATCTCATACAGTAGTAACTGCTGCAACTTCAGGAATAGAACTAAAAGGTTGTGATGTTATTGTTATAACAGCAGGACTTCCAAGAACTCCAGGAATGAGTAGAGATGATCTACTAGTAACAAATGCAAAAATCATGGAAAGTGTTTTAGAGGATGTAAAAGTTTACGCGCCAAAAGCTAAACTTGTAATAGTATCAAATCCTTTAGATGCTATGGTTTATACAGCTTTAAAAGTAACTAACTTTCCAAGAGAGCAAGTTATTGGAATGGCAGGAATCTTAGATAGCGCAAGAATGTCTCACTTTATATTAGAAAAAGTAGGTTATGGTGCAGGACAAATAGAATCTTCTGTTATGGGTGGTCATGGTGATGATATGGTACCACTTCCAAACTACTCTACAGTTGCAGGAGTTGCAATACCAGAATTGTTAAGCAAAAGTGATATTGAAGATATTGTAACAAAAACAAAAAATGGTGGACTTCAAATTGTAAAACTGCTAGAAACTGGTTCAGCTTATTATGCGCCAGCTCATGCAACATCACTTATGGTAGAAGCAATTTTACATAATCAAAGAAAAATCTATCCTTGTGCAGTTATGTTAGATGGAGAATATGATTATGAAAACATTGTTGGTGGAGTACCTGTGATGTTAGGAAGTAATGGAGTTGAAAAAATCATAGAACTAAATCTAAATGAAGAACAAAAAGCACTATTTGCAAACTCAGTTTCATCAGTACAAGAACTAGTAGATACACTAAATACAAAATACTTTCAAAAATAG
- a CDS encoding heavy-metal-associated domain-containing protein, which produces MIKTLEVYNVKCGGCANTLTTALKEEFGEVTVDLEVEPRKITLDIEDEKMEELKVKLRGLGYPLTTDELSGFDKAAATAKSFVSCAVGKFNVATSKEN; this is translated from the coding sequence ATGATTAAAACATTAGAAGTTTATAATGTAAAATGTGGTGGTTGTGCAAATACATTAACAACTGCTTTAAAAGAAGAATTTGGTGAAGTTACTGTAGATTTAGAGGTTGAACCTAGAAAGATTACTCTTGATATAGAAGATGAAAAAATGGAAGAGTTAAAAGTAAAACTTAGAGGTCTTGGTTATCCTTTGACTACAGATGAATTGAGTGGATTTGATAAAGCTGCTGCAACTGCTAAGAGTTTTGTTAGCTGTGCTGTTGGGAAATTTAATGTTGCTACAAGTAAAGAAAACTAA
- a CDS encoding ADP-ribosylglycohydrolase family protein yields MNNISKQNSIKGSFFSAIVADALCLGSHYEYDAKKIYKAYGEKPIEKFMSPGEMMGGMTHGIGWGEQNYHPGKKAGGTTDYGDYNILVLEHLATISEPPRAFDVKRILPHWMNRLEHSWGSWICTMTRETYAQVKKGVPVENLGGYSNATAIRHVAAHAYYEDEEELVDVAKKVMFTHRETHALGGAEFFARVTSRVINGTKPREAIEEVAILMGGFFEDKVRQAIAKYEEESNPESDLSKEQFSDDLSLTSMARLWDVGRSEPIKVGKASPTEGTLPGSVYFILKYADKEDGLKKALQANAMVGGDNASRGIMIGMVLGAYFGVNAIPTEWKDSLDQWEYCEKLLNKLPLLKN; encoded by the coding sequence ATGAATAATATATCAAAACAAAATTCTATAAAAGGTTCTTTTTTCTCTGCAATAGTTGCTGATGCTTTATGTTTAGGAAGTCATTATGAATATGATGCAAAAAAAATTTATAAAGCTTACGGAGAGAAGCCCATTGAAAAGTTTATGAGCCCTGGGGAAATGATGGGTGGCATGACTCATGGAATAGGTTGGGGTGAGCAAAACTACCATCCTGGGAAAAAAGCTGGTGGTACTACAGATTATGGAGATTATAATATATTAGTTCTTGAGCATTTAGCGACAATTTCAGAGCCTCCAAGAGCTTTTGATGTAAAAAGGATACTTCCTCATTGGATGAATAGATTAGAACACTCTTGGGGCTCTTGGATATGTACAATGACAAGAGAAACTTATGCTCAAGTAAAAAAAGGTGTTCCTGTTGAAAATCTTGGTGGTTATTCAAATGCAACGGCAATAAGACATGTAGCAGCTCATGCATATTATGAAGATGAAGAAGAATTAGTAGACGTTGCAAAAAAAGTGATGTTTACACATAGAGAGACTCATGCTCTAGGTGGAGCAGAATTTTTTGCACGAGTTACTTCTAGAGTTATAAATGGAACTAAACCAAGAGAAGCTATTGAAGAAGTAGCAATTTTAATGGGTGGTTTTTTTGAAGATAAAGTTAGACAAGCAATTGCAAAATATGAAGAAGAATCAAATCCCGAATCTGATTTATCAAAAGAACAGTTTAGTGATGACTTATCACTAACTTCAATGGCAAGACTTTGGGATGTAGGAAGAAGTGAACCTATTAAAGTAGGAAAGGCTAGTCCAACTGAAGGTACATTGCCAGGAAGTGTATATTTTATTTTGAAATATGCAGATAAAGAAGATGGTCTAAAAAAAGCTTTACAGGCTAATGCTATGGTTGGTGGTGATAACGCTTCTAGGGGGATTATGATTGGTATGGTTTTAGGTGCTTATTTTGGAGTGAATGCAATTCCAACTGAATGGAAGGATTCACTTGATCAGTGGGAGTATTGTGAGAAGTTACTTAATAAATTGCCTTTATTAAAAAACTAA
- a CDS encoding S24/S26 family peptidase, whose protein sequence is MFKFLKIKGDSMYPFYKNGERIFCLKPFFFNKIELDDTIIFNHEKEGMMIKQVTKINEKGYYVEGTTPYSIDSSVFGYLKKKEILYKVLFRF, encoded by the coding sequence ATGTTTAAATTCTTAAAAATAAAAGGGGACTCTATGTACCCCTTTTATAAAAATGGCGAAAGAATATTTTGTTTAAAACCTTTTTTCTTTAATAAAATAGAACTTGATGATACAATTATCTTTAATCATGAGAAAGAGGGAATGATGATTAAACAAGTAACTAAAATCAATGAAAAAGGTTACTATGTTGAAGGCACTACTCCTTATAGTATAGATAGTTCAGTTTTTGGTTATCTAAAGAAAAAAGAAATTTTATATAAAGTTCTTTTTAGGTTTTAA
- the sodN gene encoding superoxide dismutase, Ni translates to MKNLFTIDTVKAHCDVPCGIYDPIAAQIAALSVIRMVDLMEGLEKSDSLDYINTISRHVAVKEEEAEKVKHEVRIIWGDFIKPPMVEKYPNVHALVHNIMALGSANRQHVSRDKAVALLNAVNEFAEIFWALKEVPTKKVKANYLPGEEIVVPA, encoded by the coding sequence ATGAAAAATTTATTTACTATTGATACAGTGAAAGCTCATTGTGATGTACCTTGTGGAATTTATGATCCAATTGCTGCACAAATTGCTGCGTTAAGTGTTATTAGAATGGTTGATTTAATGGAAGGTTTAGAAAAAAGTGATAGTTTAGATTATATTAATACAATTTCTAGACATGTAGCAGTTAAAGAAGAAGAAGCAGAAAAAGTAAAACATGAAGTAAGAATTATTTGGGGAGATTTTATCAAACCACCTATGGTTGAAAAATATCCAAATGTACATGCTTTAGTTCATAATATAATGGCTTTAGGAAGTGCAAATAGACAACATGTTTCTAGAGATAAAGCAGTAGCGTTACTTAATGCAGTAAATGAATTTGCGGAAATTTTCTGGGCACTTAAAGAAGTTCCTACAAAAAAAGTAAAAGCAAATTATCTTCCAGGTGAAGAGATTGTTGTTCCTGCATAA